The following proteins come from a genomic window of Finegoldia magna ATCC 29328:
- a CDS encoding DUF3139 domain-containing protein yields the protein MKNKKNLTFENIFNIILICCMIFIIVLWGKHFPLMKYRGYKKLYKYMDIQKIPKKDIKDIKSYKDIKFDGYFYYVYLKDYPNYTLCYEYTRDGKFFLAVEKEINGINNMLDENELKNFKYKPLPDNWEDNKK from the coding sequence ATGAAAAACAAGAAAAATTTGACATTTGAAAATATATTTAACATAATACTGATTTGCTGTATGATTTTTATAATAGTATTATGGGGGAAGCATTTTCCTTTAATGAAATATAGAGGATATAAAAAATTATATAAATACATGGATATTCAAAAAATACCTAAAAAAGATATTAAAGATATTAAATCTTACAAGGATATAAAATTTGACGGATATTTTTATTATGTTTACTTAAAAGATTATCCTAATTATACTCTATGTTATGAGTATACCAGAGATGGGAAGTTTTTTCTTGCAGTAGAAAAAGAGATAAATGGAATTAATAATATGTTAGACGAAAATGAATTGAAAAATTTCAAATACAAGCCTCTTCCTGACAATTGGGAGGATAATAAAAAATAG
- a CDS encoding alpha/beta hydrolase family protein codes for MKYFDYDSFKDFTFISKLKALKNSDNIFCVTTTANIEDNKYDSNLRKIGNNKNFTSSNKDSSFFELKDGDLLINRNLDNEKDSDISSFYRLPVNGGEAVKEFDIDLKNAEILFELEDSFIVKYEFDRHNEMNKITEEEKNEDVEVLTELPYFENAVGFTDKKRTRLARYFPSIDKMDILTDEFSNISSVDISDNKSKLVFSRNSYENVMKIEDELVEYDLKSGDESVILQGFMIMSVKYFSGDIVILATDGKEHGLNQDCEIYKVVDNKAIKLNEDHYCLYNSIGCDLKYSSGSQIEKTDDYIYFVILEGYGSAILRMDKNYNFDKIFSTNNSINMISVKNDEVYYVLITENHGQEVYKLNGEQLTHLNSDDYHISKKDKFTFENDGHSFTGWVIYPKDYDENKKYPGVLSVHGGPKTVFGEVLFHEMELLSAKGYFVFYTNPRGSDGYGNEFMDIRGKYGEVDYSDLMKFTDIVMGKYPIDKLGYTGGSYGGFMANWMMTHTDRFDCFVSQRSISNWISFSLISDIGYYFGTDQNHTLTVLDDYDKLWDKSPLKYAKNAHTPTLFIHSTKDYRCPLSEGMQMFQALKLNNTQSRFVMFYGENHELSRSGKPKNRIRRLKEICDWFDIYLR; via the coding sequence ATGAAATATTTTGATTACGATTCATTCAAAGACTTTACATTTATTTCAAAGTTAAAAGCTTTAAAAAATTCAGACAATATTTTCTGTGTTACAACCACTGCTAATATAGAAGACAACAAATACGATTCAAATTTACGCAAAATAGGAAACAATAAAAACTTCACGAGTTCCAACAAAGACTCTTCATTTTTTGAATTGAAAGATGGAGATTTATTGATAAATAGAAATTTAGATAATGAAAAAGACTCTGATATATCATCATTCTACAGACTTCCTGTCAACGGTGGAGAAGCTGTAAAGGAATTCGATATCGATTTAAAAAACGCTGAAATTCTTTTTGAATTAGAAGATTCGTTCATTGTAAAATACGAATTCGATAGACACAATGAAATGAATAAAATCACTGAAGAAGAAAAAAACGAAGATGTCGAAGTGTTGACAGAACTTCCCTACTTTGAAAACGCTGTTGGTTTTACTGACAAGAAAAGAACTAGACTTGCAAGATATTTCCCAAGCATCGACAAGATGGATATATTAACAGATGAATTTTCAAACATCTCATCTGTAGACATTTCCGATAACAAATCAAAACTTGTTTTCTCGAGAAATTCATACGAAAATGTAATGAAAATCGAAGATGAATTAGTGGAATACGATTTGAAATCTGGCGATGAATCTGTAATTTTGCAAGGTTTTATGATAATGTCTGTAAAATATTTCAGCGGCGATATCGTAATTCTCGCAACAGATGGAAAAGAGCACGGGCTCAACCAAGACTGTGAAATCTACAAAGTTGTGGATAATAAAGCGATTAAACTCAACGAAGATCATTATTGTTTGTATAATTCCATTGGTTGTGATTTGAAATATTCTTCTGGTAGTCAAATCGAAAAAACAGACGACTACATTTATTTTGTGATCTTGGAAGGATATGGAAGCGCGATTTTGAGAATGGATAAGAATTACAACTTCGATAAAATTTTCTCCACGAACAATTCTATCAATATGATTTCTGTGAAAAACGATGAGGTTTACTACGTTTTGATAACTGAAAATCACGGACAAGAAGTCTACAAATTAAACGGAGAACAATTAACTCATTTGAATAGTGACGACTATCATATCAGCAAAAAGGACAAGTTTACTTTTGAAAATGACGGACATTCATTCACAGGCTGGGTAATTTATCCAAAAGATTACGATGAAAATAAAAAATATCCGGGCGTTTTGTCCGTTCATGGTGGTCCAAAAACTGTTTTCGGTGAAGTTTTGTTTCACGAAATGGAATTGTTGTCTGCCAAGGGATATTTCGTTTTCTACACAAATCCTCGCGGAAGTGACGGATACGGAAATGAATTTATGGATATAAGAGGAAAATATGGAGAAGTGGATTATTCAGATTTGATGAAATTCACTGATATCGTCATGGGCAAATATCCTATCGATAAATTGGGCTACACTGGTGGATCTTACGGTGGTTTCATGGCAAATTGGATGATGACCCACACTGATAGGTTCGATTGTTTTGTAAGTCAACGTTCAATTTCAAATTGGATTTCTTTCAGTTTGATTTCAGATATTGGATATTATTTTGGAACAGATCAAAACCACACATTAACAGTCTTGGATGATTACGATAAATTGTGGGACAAATCTCCACTAAAATACGCAAAGAATGCACACACTCCAACTCTTTTCATTCACTCCACAAAAGATTACAGATGTCCTTTATCTGAAGGAATGCAAATGTTCCAAGCTTTAAAACTTAACAATACACAAAGTCGATTTGTGATGTTTTATGGAGAAAATCACGAACTTTCACGTTCAGGAAAACCAAAAAACAGAATTAGAAGATTAAAAGAAATCTGCGATTGGTTTGATATATATTTGAGGTAG
- a CDS encoding GspE/PulE family protein translates to MEINDNILFVNSIIDDAIRKKSSDIHIEPFEENVRIRFRINGSLVEYKTVDKSMHSKIITRIKIMSELDIAEKRLPQDGRITYTYENSKIDLRISIINTIHGQKCVIRILNPESFKIGMQNLGISENEQKIIEGFTKFENGMVLICGPTGSGKTTTLYTMLEQENTIDKNIITVENPVEYNIFGINQIQINEKIGLRFDNTLKFVLRQDPSVIMVGEIRDLETSKLAIRASITGHKVYSTIHTDDCYQSIIRLMDMGIEDYMIRASLKVVIAQRLVRKLCPHCKKKVTPTSEQMEIFRSNGLNPTEIYEPGNCDECSLGYDGRMAVMQILKIDDDLRSLIKKDMNLKSLKNYGEENNIDSLFKKALIQVALGNTSFDEAMRLYNED, encoded by the coding sequence ATGGAAATTAACGATAATATTTTATTTGTAAATTCTATAATTGATGATGCAATCAGAAAAAAATCTAGCGATATTCACATTGAACCATTTGAAGAAAATGTCAGGATTAGATTTCGAATCAACGGAAGTTTGGTGGAATACAAAACTGTTGACAAGAGCATGCATTCAAAGATAATTACTAGAATTAAAATAATGAGTGAGCTTGATATTGCAGAAAAGAGGCTTCCACAAGACGGAAGAATTACATATACTTACGAAAATTCGAAGATAGATCTTAGAATTAGCATTATCAACACAATTCACGGCCAAAAATGCGTTATTAGAATTTTGAATCCAGAATCTTTTAAAATCGGTATGCAAAATCTTGGAATTTCTGAAAATGAACAAAAAATAATAGAAGGATTTACGAAATTTGAAAATGGTATGGTGCTTATTTGTGGGCCGACAGGTAGCGGTAAGACCACAACACTTTACACAATGTTAGAACAAGAAAACACAATCGATAAAAATATTATCACAGTTGAAAATCCAGTTGAGTACAATATTTTTGGGATCAATCAAATTCAAATCAACGAAAAAATTGGATTGAGATTTGACAATACGTTGAAGTTTGTACTTAGACAAGACCCTTCCGTAATAATGGTCGGAGAAATCAGAGATTTGGAAACTTCCAAGCTTGCAATCAGAGCGTCAATCACAGGCCACAAAGTTTACTCCACAATTCACACCGACGACTGCTATCAATCGATAATTAGACTGATGGATATGGGAATTGAAGATTACATGATAAGAGCATCACTCAAAGTTGTCATCGCACAAAGATTGGTCAGAAAATTGTGCCCTCATTGCAAGAAAAAAGTCACACCAACCTCTGAACAAATGGAAATTTTTAGATCAAACGGGTTAAATCCAACTGAAATTTACGAGCCAGGAAATTGCGATGAATGCAGTTTGGGTTACGATGGGAGAATGGCTGTCATGCAAATATTAAAAATCGATGATGATTTGAGAAGTTTAATAAAAAAAGATATGAATTTGAAATCATTGAAAAACTACGGAGAAGAAAATAACATCGACAGTTTATTCAAAAAAGCTTTGATACAAGTAGCACTTGGAAACACTTCATTTGACGAAGCGATGAGGTTGTACAATGAAGATTGA
- a CDS encoding glycerate kinase family protein produces MNILVLIDSFKGSLSSLEAGEIIKKACEQDPSNKVTVRPVADGGEGTIDSLKDIKNAKIIEVDVHNPLMEHHTARYLIVDDKLAIMEMSESSGLTLIKDNLDPMNATTFGVGDMIKDALDKNIREFIIGIGGSATTDGGMGMLRSLGVRFFDEDGIEISNGPIGIIDLEKIDMENFDKRLKECTFQIACDVDNPLCGERGSARVFAPQKGATPEQVEELDKLLGKYHQVTKKVISDANDTIEGAGAAGGLGYAFKNYLNAELKPGIEIIMEMLGADELIKNSDLIITGEGKMDFQTSMGKTPVGIANAAKKYNKKVIAFCGVCDNDAVSVNDRGIDAFFPILNGCMSTDEAMDKKVSEENLYRSVDQVMKLINLWR; encoded by the coding sequence ATGAATATATTAGTATTGATAGACTCTTTTAAAGGCAGTTTGAGTTCTTTGGAAGCAGGAGAAATCATCAAAAAAGCTTGTGAACAAGATCCTTCAAACAAAGTTACTGTCAGACCTGTTGCTGATGGCGGCGAAGGAACTATTGATTCATTAAAGGATATTAAAAACGCAAAAATAATCGAAGTTGATGTACATAATCCTTTGATGGAACATCACACAGCGAGATATTTAATCGTCGATGATAAGCTTGCAATCATGGAAATGAGTGAATCCAGTGGACTTACGCTTATAAAAGACAATTTGGATCCAATGAATGCTACGACATTTGGAGTTGGCGACATGATAAAGGATGCTTTGGATAAAAATATCAGAGAATTTATCATTGGAATCGGTGGTTCTGCAACAACAGATGGCGGCATGGGAATGCTTCGAAGTTTGGGAGTGAGATTTTTTGACGAGGATGGAATCGAAATTTCTAATGGCCCAATCGGAATTATCGATTTGGAAAAAATTGATATGGAAAATTTCGATAAGAGATTAAAAGAATGTACATTCCAAATAGCTTGCGATGTCGACAATCCATTGTGTGGAGAACGTGGATCTGCGAGAGTATTTGCACCACAAAAAGGAGCAACTCCAGAACAAGTCGAAGAGTTGGATAAACTTTTGGGCAAATATCACCAAGTAACTAAGAAAGTTATCTCTGATGCAAATGATACCATCGAGGGAGCAGGTGCTGCTGGTGGTTTGGGTTACGCTTTCAAAAACTATTTGAACGCAGAATTAAAACCGGGAATCGAAATTATAATGGAAATGCTCGGCGCTGATGAGTTAATCAAAAATTCTGATTTGATTATCACTGGCGAAGGCAAAATGGATTTTCAAACTTCTATGGGCAAAACTCCCGTTGGAATTGCAAATGCAGCAAAGAAATACAACAAAAAAGTCATAGCTTTTTGTGGAGTTTGTGACAATGACGCAGTTTCTGTTAACGATAGAGGAATAGATGCATTCTTCCCTATTCTGAATGGATGCATGAGCACTGACGAAGCTATGGATAAAAAAGTTTCAGAAGAAAATTTGTACAGAAGTGTTGACCAAGTAATGAAATTAATAAATTTATGGAGGTAG
- a CDS encoding YihY/virulence factor BrkB family protein, translating into MKKNKKEKKNLFFKKLLQSIKDDQIPLLSAQTTYHFIMSLVPFLIVLLNIVLMVAASKIDLIFKSMEVLPDETRNILMTLVNTIINNRSSSVLSISLLVALWSSSKALKSLITAMNKAFDVRSENGFLKTQLKSILFTVVLLLLLMVTLVFIAFGGLILNLIEQYMKIRIPYFAQIFRYLIPIVSMIFGFTLLYKFAPDFDSTRSIKWKSAMLGGTIATIGWLLITLLYSFYVSNISNMSLTYGPLVGVFALFVWINLSSQIILISAEITANYDQVKKGVIYST; encoded by the coding sequence ATGAAAAAAAATAAAAAAGAAAAAAAGAATTTGTTCTTCAAAAAATTATTACAATCTATAAAAGATGACCAAATCCCATTATTAAGTGCACAAACAACTTACCATTTTATAATGAGCTTGGTGCCATTTCTAATTGTTTTATTGAATATCGTGCTGATGGTTGCTGCTAGCAAAATAGATTTGATTTTCAAATCTATGGAAGTTCTTCCCGATGAAACGAGAAATATCTTGATGACATTGGTCAACACAATTATAAACAATAGATCATCATCTGTGCTTTCAATCTCGTTGTTGGTGGCGTTGTGGTCAAGCTCCAAAGCTTTGAAATCACTCATCACAGCCATGAACAAAGCATTTGATGTAAGAAGCGAAAACGGATTTTTGAAAACACAATTAAAAAGCATTTTGTTCACAGTGGTACTGCTCTTATTGTTGATGGTAACATTGGTATTTATCGCATTTGGTGGATTGATTTTGAATTTGATTGAGCAATACATGAAAATACGAATACCATATTTCGCACAAATTTTCAGATATCTGATTCCAATTGTATCCATGATTTTTGGATTCACGTTGCTATACAAATTCGCACCGGATTTCGATTCAACAAGAAGCATCAAATGGAAATCCGCGATGCTGGGAGGTACAATTGCAACCATCGGATGGCTGTTGATTACACTGTTGTACTCGTTCTACGTCTCCAACATCTCCAACATGTCATTGACATACGGACCATTGGTCGGCGTATTCGCACTTTTTGTGTGGATTAACCTATCTTCGCAAATAATTTTGATTTCAGCAGAAATCACCGCCAACTACGACCAAGTGAAAAAAGGCGTTATCTATTCAACTTAG
- a CDS encoding GntP family permease, protein MNNVTFSTIGALIGLALSIFLIIKNFHATYALIIGALVGGLIGGGGLVGTVSAMVKGSESMMSSVLRIMTSGILAGCLVKTGAAEKIADTIIKKLGEQKALIAIAISTMIICAVGVFIDISVITCAPIALAVGKKSNLSKSSILLAMIGGGKAGNVISPNPNTIATAEGFKLNLTSLMYVNIIPAICALIVTIIIAMALAKRKTDVIDSSDLESSERTNLPSFFASIIGPITVIVLLALRPIAKITIDPLIALPLGGFVCLLATKETKNTKEYVNYGFSKIIGVCALLIGTGTIAGIIKNSTLQTDMINLITAFNLPAFILAPVAGILMGGATASTTAGSTIASQTFAKSLIDANVTALNAGAMVHAGATVIDSLPHGSFFHATGGSVKMSIADRLKIIPYEAAVGLTTTIASVLVYLITK, encoded by the coding sequence ATGAACAACGTAACATTTTCAACGATTGGAGCATTGATTGGCTTAGCGCTTTCAATTTTTCTAATCATCAAAAACTTCCACGCAACTTACGCACTTATCATAGGCGCTTTGGTTGGTGGACTTATCGGTGGCGGCGGACTTGTGGGAACAGTGTCTGCCATGGTAAAAGGTTCTGAATCAATGATGAGTTCAGTTCTTAGAATTATGACAAGCGGTATTTTGGCAGGTTGTTTGGTTAAAACGGGTGCCGCAGAAAAAATCGCAGACACGATTATCAAAAAATTAGGCGAACAAAAAGCTTTAATTGCTATCGCGATTTCTACGATGATTATCTGTGCTGTCGGAGTTTTCATCGACATTTCAGTTATCACTTGTGCACCAATCGCCCTTGCTGTTGGTAAGAAATCAAATCTTTCCAAATCAAGCATTTTATTGGCTATGATTGGCGGTGGAAAAGCGGGCAATGTAATCAGCCCTAACCCAAACACTATTGCAACTGCAGAAGGATTCAAATTAAATCTTACATCATTGATGTATGTGAATATCATTCCTGCAATCTGCGCATTAATCGTAACAATTATTATTGCAATGGCTTTGGCAAAAAGAAAAACTGATGTAATTGATTCAAGTGATTTGGAATCTTCTGAAAGAACAAACTTGCCAAGTTTCTTCGCATCAATTATAGGACCGATTACTGTAATTGTTTTATTGGCACTTAGACCAATCGCGAAAATCACAATCGATCCATTGATTGCACTTCCATTGGGAGGATTTGTGTGCTTATTAGCTACAAAAGAAACTAAGAATACAAAAGAATATGTAAACTACGGTTTTTCAAAAATAATCGGCGTTTGTGCACTATTAATTGGTACGGGAACAATTGCAGGAATTATCAAAAATTCAACACTACAAACAGATATGATTAATTTGATTACTGCGTTTAATTTGCCTGCATTTATACTTGCTCCAGTAGCAGGTATTTTAATGGGAGGTGCCACAGCAAGTACAACTGCAGGAAGTACAATAGCTTCCCAAACATTTGCCAAATCATTGATCGATGCAAATGTAACTGCACTTAATGCAGGTGCTATGGTTCATGCAGGTGCTACAGTTATCGACTCACTTCCTCACGGATCATTCTTCCACGCAACTGGTGGATCAGTTAAAATGTCTATCGCTGACAGATTAAAAATCATTCCTTACGAAGCAGCCGTAGGTTTGACGACTACAATCGCATCAGTATTAGTATATTTAATTACAAAATAA
- a CDS encoding CdaR family transcriptional regulator encodes MRISDHTAKMIVEKLKDVIDYDLNFFDQEGYIIYSTNSKRIGTYHEAAKECVVQNKTIFVDNEREYVGAKKGINIPVTIDGEIIAVIGITGNKDEVMKYGNIIKKMTEILVKEQLVEKNRLKKKDMNKYLFESLINELDDYGLYRYLETEDEKFVIVGRNSDNRFLLKDSDQIYKILENNLSNNFVYSVFYGEIVILANNVDKIIIKKKLEKIRNQIHDVIDSRVYFGISGSFKIINEFKKNYDNCLVALDWLDNLQRKDCVVDYSTLDMGILLGSIKKDRIKKFKEVVLKDISDEDYNIYKDLIKIYATNNQSITKCAEDLFVHKNTVQYRLNKLRDITGLDPRNVEDFIRLYLAFILN; translated from the coding sequence ATGAGGATTTCTGATCACACAGCAAAAATGATAGTCGAAAAATTAAAAGATGTAATTGATTACGATTTGAACTTTTTCGACCAGGAAGGATATATTATTTATTCCACAAATTCAAAAAGAATCGGCACTTATCATGAAGCTGCCAAGGAGTGCGTTGTACAAAACAAAACTATTTTTGTGGATAATGAGAGAGAATACGTCGGAGCAAAGAAGGGGATTAACATTCCTGTTACAATTGACGGAGAAATTATCGCCGTAATTGGAATTACTGGAAATAAAGACGAGGTTATGAAATACGGCAACATCATTAAGAAAATGACCGAAATACTCGTCAAAGAACAACTTGTTGAGAAAAACAGACTCAAGAAAAAAGATATGAACAAGTATTTATTTGAGAGCTTGATAAATGAGTTGGACGATTACGGATTGTACAGATATTTGGAAACAGAAGATGAAAAATTCGTAATCGTCGGAAGAAATTCTGACAACAGATTTTTATTGAAAGATTCCGATCAAATTTACAAAATTTTGGAGAATAACTTGTCCAATAATTTCGTATATAGCGTATTTTACGGAGAAATTGTAATCCTAGCAAACAACGTAGACAAGATTATCATCAAGAAAAAACTGGAAAAAATTAGAAACCAAATTCACGACGTTATAGACAGTAGAGTGTATTTTGGTATTAGTGGTTCATTCAAAATAATCAACGAATTTAAGAAAAATTACGATAACTGTCTGGTTGCATTGGATTGGTTGGATAATTTGCAAAGAAAAGACTGTGTTGTGGATTATTCTACGTTGGATATGGGGATTTTACTTGGAAGTATCAAAAAGGACAGAATAAAAAAATTCAAAGAAGTCGTGTTGAAAGATATTTCCGACGAAGATTACAATATTTACAAAGATTTGATAAAAATTTATGCGACAAATAATCAAAGCATAACAAAATGCGCAGAGGATTTGTTTGTGCACAAAAACACTGTTCAGTACAGATTGAATAAACTCAGAGACATAACAGGCCTCGACCCTAGAAATGTAGAAGATTTTATTAGGCTGTATTTGGCGTTTATTTTAAACTAA
- a CDS encoding ABC transporter ATP-binding protein, with product MKRNLNLIKRVMPYFKKYKFILMFDLFCAALTTLTDMVLPMILRRLTNAGLGTYTLTREMIFRMAGLLLIMKIIDLFAGFYMTKTGHIMGAKIETDMRYDVFQHLQKLSDSYFNETKVGQIMARITSDLFDITEFSHHCPEEYFIGLIKIIVSFAILVRLNTLLTVILFLSIPLMIVFASKYNRRMRKGFKEQKRHIGVLNADIEDSLLGVKVVKSFANEDVEIEKFQKGNKKFLDIKSETYSSMAGFNTITKAFDGIMYIIVVLFGGLFLVEGKMSSGDIVAFILYVQTLLTTVRRIVEFTEQFQRGMTGIERFTEIMDQDIEIFDDEDAVDLENVKGKIEIKNVSFKYNNNNENVLNNISFTINPGQKVALVGPSGGGKTTLCNLIPRFYDVEDGEILVEGIDVRKIKLQSLRSNIGMVQQDVYLFSGTVRENILYGKPDATEQEIIDASKAAGAYDFIMNLENGFDTYVGERGVMLSGGQKQRISIARVFLKNPPILILDEATSALDNKSEFIVQESLENLAKGRSSLTIAHRLTTVQNADLILVLTEDGIIERGTHRQLMEQKGYYYNLYTQGGRLLV from the coding sequence ATGAAAAGAAATCTTAATCTGATAAAAAGGGTAATGCCTTATTTTAAAAAATACAAATTTATTCTGATGTTTGATTTGTTCTGCGCGGCGCTTACAACACTTACAGATATGGTGTTGCCAATGATTTTGAGAAGACTGACAAATGCAGGACTTGGAACATACACTTTGACACGAGAAATGATTTTCAGAATGGCTGGTCTTCTTTTGATTATGAAGATAATTGATTTGTTCGCAGGATTCTACATGACAAAAACCGGTCACATAATGGGTGCGAAGATTGAAACAGACATGAGATACGATGTGTTCCAACATTTGCAAAAACTTTCCGATTCGTATTTTAACGAAACAAAAGTCGGACAAATTATGGCGCGTATCACATCGGATTTGTTCGATATTACGGAATTTTCACATCACTGTCCAGAAGAATATTTCATTGGACTTATCAAAATAATAGTTTCATTTGCTATTTTAGTTAGATTGAACACATTGTTGACAGTGATTTTATTTTTATCGATTCCACTTATGATTGTATTTGCATCAAAATACAACAGAAGAATGAGAAAAGGGTTCAAAGAGCAAAAACGTCATATCGGAGTGTTGAATGCAGATATCGAGGACAGTTTGCTAGGAGTTAAAGTTGTAAAATCATTCGCAAATGAAGATGTAGAAATCGAAAAATTCCAAAAAGGAAATAAGAAATTCTTGGATATAAAATCAGAAACTTACTCATCAATGGCTGGATTTAACACGATAACAAAAGCATTCGATGGAATAATGTACATTATAGTGGTTTTATTCGGAGGACTTTTCCTTGTAGAAGGGAAAATGAGTAGCGGTGACATCGTGGCATTTATCCTATACGTTCAAACGCTGCTTACAACAGTCAGAAGAATTGTAGAATTTACAGAACAATTTCAACGTGGAATGACTGGTATCGAAAGATTTACAGAAATAATGGATCAAGATATCGAGATTTTCGACGATGAAGACGCTGTTGATTTGGAAAATGTTAAAGGTAAAATCGAAATAAAAAATGTAAGCTTCAAGTACAATAACAACAATGAAAATGTGTTGAACAATATTTCATTCACAATAAATCCAGGACAGAAAGTTGCATTGGTTGGACCTTCAGGTGGAGGAAAAACGACGTTGTGCAATTTGATTCCTAGATTTTACGATGTGGAAGACGGAGAGATTTTGGTGGAAGGAATTGACGTTCGCAAAATCAAACTTCAATCACTTCGTTCAAACATCGGAATGGTTCAACAAGATGTGTATTTGTTCAGCGGAACTGTCAGAGAAAATATTTTGTACGGAAAACCAGATGCGACAGAACAAGAAATAATCGATGCATCAAAAGCAGCCGGAGCGTACGATTTTATAATGAACTTGGAAAACGGATTTGACACTTATGTCGGTGAACGTGGAGTAATGCTATCTGGTGGTCAAAAACAAAGAATTTCAATTGCGAGAGTTTTCTTGAAAAATCCACCTATTTTGATATTAGACGAAGCTACATCAGCACTTGATAACAAGAGCGAGTTTATCGTTCAAGAATCGTTGGAAAACTTGGCGAAAGGAAGAAGTTCACTTACAATTGCCCACAGACTTACAACTGTTCAAAACGCAGATTTGATTTTGGTGTTGACAGAAGATGGAATAATCGAACGAGGAACGCACCGACAATTAATGGAACAAAAAGGATATTATTATAATTTGTACACACAAGGTGGCAGATTATTAGTGTAA